From Brassica oleracea var. oleracea cultivar TO1000 chromosome C3, BOL, whole genome shotgun sequence, a single genomic window includes:
- the LOC106334774 gene encoding uncharacterized protein LOC106334774, giving the protein MEKRRREGMITEAEMEAAQHLMELSDEETSLDIIKKRKIEELFGKDDVYQDQCTKEMVIVRVLSSNKKRKKIRTLESIYKATRPMRVVIR; this is encoded by the coding sequence ATGGAGAAGAGGAGAAGAGAAGGTATGATAACGGAGGCAGAGATGGAGGCAGCTCAACATCTGATGGAGCTAAGCGACGAAGAGACTAGTCTCGATATAATCAAGAAGAGGAAGATTGAGGAATTATTCGGTAAAGATGATGTTTATCAAGATCAATGCACGAAAGAAATGGTGATCGTGAGAGTATTGTCATCGAACAAGAAGAGAAAGAAGATTAGGACGCTCGAGAGCATTTACAAGGCCACGCGACCTATGAGGGTCGTGATAAGATGA
- the LOC106336106 gene encoding 26S proteasome non-ATPase regulatory subunit 12 homolog A produces MGESGKLQASVDRLLNEEKQMRLAENVAGTRKAATEILQLCFDAKDWKLLNEQILNLSKKRGQLKQAVQSMVQQAMQYIDQTPDIETKIELIKTLNNVSAGKIYVEIERARLTRKLAKIKEEQGQIAEAADLMQEVAVETFGAMAKTEKIAFILEQVRLCLDRQDYVRAQILSRKINPRVFDADTKKDNKKPKEGENIVEEAPADIPTLLELKRIYYELMIRYYSHNNEYLEICRSYKAIYDIPSVKETPEQWIPVLRKICWFLVLAPHDPMQSSLLNATLEDKNLSEIPDFKMLLKQVVTMEVIQWTALWNKYKDEFEKEKSLVGGSLGDKAGEDLKLRIIEHNILVVSKYYSRITLKRLAELLCLSIEEAEKHLSEMVVSKALIAKIDRPSGIVCFQVAKDSNEILNSWAVNLEKLLDLVEKSCHQIHKETMVHKAVLRS; encoded by the exons ATG GGAGAGAGCGGGAAGCTACAGGCGTCGGTAGATCGGCTTCTGAACGAAGAGAAGCAGATGAGACTCGCCGAGAATGTCGCCGGCACAAGGAAAGCCGCTACCGAGATTCTCCAGCTCTGTTTCGACGCCAAGGACTGGAAGCTCCTCAACGAGCAGATTCTCAATCTCTCCAAGAAACGTGGTCAGCTCAAACAG GCTGTGCAATCCATGGTGCAGCAAGCTATGCAGTATATCGACCAGACTCCAGATATAGAAACTAAGATAGAGCTTATTAAGACGTTGAACAATGTGTCTGCTGGAAAG ATATATGTTGAGATTGAAAGGGCTCGTCTGACAAGGAAGCTTGCTAAGATTAAGGAAGAACAGGGTCAGATTGCTGAGGCTGCTGATTTAATGCAAGAAGTTGCT GTGGAGACATTTGGCGCCATGGCAAAAACTGAGAAAATTGCTTTTATCCTTGAACAA GTCCGCTTGTGCTTGGATCGTCAAGACTATGTCCGTGCACAAATCTTATCTAGGAAGATCAACCCTAGAGTGTTTGACGCGGATACAAAGAAAGATAACAAGAAACCCAAGGAAGGTGAGAACATTGTAGAAGAGGCTCCTGCTGATATACCAACTTTGTTGGAGCTCAAGAGAATTTACTATGAGCTCATGATTCG GTATTATTCTCATAACAATGAGTACCTCGAAATCTGCCGTAGCTACAAGGCAATATATGACATCCCTTCTGTTAAAGAAACCCCGGAGCAGTGGATTCCA GTCCTGAGGAAGATCTGCTGGTTCTTGGTCTTGGCACCTCATGATCCAATGCAATCAAGCTTGCTCAATGCAACGTTGGAGGATAAGAATTTATCAGAAATCCCTGATTTCAA GATGCTTCTGAAACAGGTAGTGACGATGGAGGTTATCCAATGGACAGCTCTCTGGAACAAATACAAGGATGAGTTTGAGAAAGAAAAAAGCCTGGTTGGAGGCTCTTTGGGTGACAAAGCTGGTGAAGATCTGAAGCTGAGAATCATTGAACAT AATATTCTCGTTGTCTCAAAGTACTACTCAAGGATAACCTTAAAGAGACTTGCAGAGCTTTTATGCCTAAGCATTGAG GAGGCGGAGAAGCATCTCTCAGAGATGGTAGTGTCGAAAGCACTGATTGCAAAAATAGACAGACCATCAGGAATCGTGTGCTTCCAGGTCGCAAAGGACAGCAACGAGATTCTTAACTCGTGGGCAGTGAATTTGGAGAAGCTGCTAGATCTTGTTGAAAAGAGTTGCCACCAGATTCACAAAGAAACCATGGTCCACAAAGCCGTACTAAGATCTTGA
- the LOC106329632 gene encoding uncharacterized protein LOC106329632, with amino-acid sequence MNQESLQIYQLWRLAVQERDEAREHLKHSLAELSQLRELYNAVLLSEQQQMTTYYPEATDQTTCHQSCNYNHFPGDSPSPSDLVSNLSVDSTPLDLSFRSNQSRVGVESTRDYETVVLEMIGGTLPEYGKFLQAVSEVGSLVESLFIAGPVPKWINPPVLLSSQRPVMSNHITVNWNNGGLEFGSLMQNRSFPV; translated from the coding sequence ATGAACCAAGAAAGTCTGCAGATTTATCAACTGTGGAGACTTGCTGTCCAAGAAAGAGACGAAGCAAGAGAACATCTGAAACATTCACTTGCCGAACTCTCTCAACTAAGGGAACTCTATAACGCTGTACTGTTGTCTGAACAGCAACAAATGACCACTTATTACCCCGAAGCCACTGATCAAACTACATGTCATCAGAGCTGTAACTACAATCACTTCCCCGGCGACTCTCCGTCACCGTCGGATCTCGTCTCTAACCTAAGTGTTGATTCAACTCCACTTGATCTCAGCTTCCGTTCAAATCAGAGCCGTGTTGGTGTTGAGAGTACGAGAGATTATGAAACCGTTGTGCTGGAGATGATAGGAGGAACGCTGCCGGAATACGGTAAGTTTTTGCAAGCTGTTAGTGAAGTTGGATCGTTGGTTGAGTCATTGTTCATAGCCGGTCCGGTTCCGAAATGGATAAATCCTCCGGTTTTATTGTCTAGTCAAAGACCGGTTATGAGTAATCATATCACAGTAAACTGGAACAATGGTGGTTTGGAGTTTGGTTCGCTGATGCAAAACCGGTCTTTCCCTGTTTGA
- the LOC106333683 gene encoding elicitor peptide 4, which produces MQRDGRREGVSYYLWLPFKFIHQTLRSLLLKLFGLRSPSRHTAASLEEEVEVEVVQVTSRGLPPKKLQQKPRGSSGKPGSINKKPR; this is translated from the exons ATGCAGCGAGATGGAAGAAGAGAAGGAGTTTCTTATTATCTCTGGTTGCCTTTCAAGTTCATTCACCAAACTCTCCGATCTCTCTTACTCAAGCTTTTCGGTCTGCGTTCTCCTTCTCGCCATACTGCAGCTTCTCTG GAAGAGGAGGTAGAAGTTGAGGTTGTGCAAGTGACATCGAGGGGACTTCCACCAAAGAAGCTGCAGCAGAAGCCGAGAGGCAGTTCCGGCAAGCCAGGAAGTATCAACAAGAAGCCTCGCTAA